The Patescibacteria group bacterium genomic interval GATGTTTCCATTCTGGATGTTTCCAGCGACAGCGTGATGGTAAAAGCCACCAACGGCGATACGCATCTCGGGGGCGCGGATTTTGATCAGCGCATCATCAATTGGATTTTGGAAGAATTCAGAAAAGAAAACGGCGTTGACTTGTCGAAAGACCCTCTGGCTTTGCAAAGAATTAAGGAAGCGGCCGAAAAAGCCAAGATTGAATTGTCGTCCGCGATGGAAACCGAGATCAATCAGCCCTTCATCACTGTCGGCGCTGAAGGCCCGAAGCATTTGGTGAAGAAGATGACTCGCGCGAAACTTGAAGAATTGGTCGGCGATCTGGTGCAAAAGACGATCGAGCCGTGCAAAAAAGCGCTCGCTGATGCCGGAATGAAAGTTGAAGATCTGGAAGAAGTCGTCTTGGTCGGCGGCCAGACCAGAATGCCGATGGTGCAGAAATTGGTCAAAGATTTCTTTAAGAAAGAGCCGAATATGTCGGTCAACCCGGACGAGGTCGTGGCGGCCGGCGCTGGCGTGCAGGGCGGCGTCTTGAAAGGCGAAGTGAAAGATATCTTGTTGCTTGATGTTACGCCTTTGACTTTGGGCATCGAGACTTTGGGCGGCGTGTCCACCCCACTGATCGAACGCAACACCACCATCCCGACGCAAAAATCCCAGGTCTTCTCGACCGCGGCTGATGGCCAGACTTCCGTGGAGATCCATATTCTCCAGGGCGAACGTCCGATGGCTTCCGATAATAAGACTTTGGGCAGATTTATGCTCGACGGCATCCCACCGGCGCCTAGAGGCGTTCCGCAAGTCGAAGTTAAATTCGATATCGATGCCAACGGCATCTTGAATGTTTCCGCGACCGACAAAGCTTCCAATAAGCAGCAAAAAATCACCATCACCGCTTCTTCCGGCTTATCTAAAGAAGAGGTGGAGAAGATGAAGAAAGAAGCCGAGCTGCATGCTGAAGAAGATAAGAAGAAGAAAGAAAGCATTGATCTCAAGAATCAGGCTGAAGGCGTGATCTTCCAGACCGAAAAATTAATCAAAGATATGGGCGCAAAAATGTCGCCAGAAGATGTTAAGGCTTTGACTGATAATATTGAGGATTTGAAGAAGATAAAAGATGGCGAGGATACTGAATTGATCAAGAAAAAATTAGAAGCGATGAACCAGCTCGCGCAATCGATCGGCGCGAAGATGTACCAATCGCAATCCGCCGCTGGCGGTCAACCCGGTGCCGGCGCCCCTGGCGCTGATGCCGGCAAGAAAGACGAGCAAGGGCCGGTCGAGGGGGAATATCAGGAGAAGAAGTAAAATCGCGTAACGCATAACTCATAACGCGTAACGCCTTTATCTTTGTCATCCTGAGGAGTTCCGCCCTGCGGGACGACGAAGGATCTATTTTCCGAGCAGCTGTTAGTTTCTCATAAAGAAATTTTAATTGAATAAGTTTGTTGTTCCTACAAAATAGATCCTTCGCGCGGCGCTCAGGATGACAAAAAAAGGAGGGATGACAAAAATAAATAGTTTTCTTCTAAACCAACTTTTGCCAGCTGGCAAAAGTTGGTTTGTTAAGGAAATTAAAATTATGGAAAATATTAATCTCAAAAGAGCTACTTTAAGTGATGTTGATATTTTTTTGTCTTTGGAAAAAAGCGTCGCGCACCTGAAAACATATTCGGCGATAATTGAAAAAGATGAGGTGAAAAAAGAAATAGAGAATAATATTGTTTATTTAATAAAAGCTGGTGATTCAATTGTTGGCAGTATCGAATATAAAATGGAAGATGATGATACGGCTTATTTTAGCGGGCTGGTCGTGTCTCCGGATTTTCAGGGCAAAGGCATCGCTCGCGAAGCGATAAAGCAGGTTTTGGAAATAATCGGAGAAGATAAAAAAATACATTTGGTTACCCATCCGGACAATATTCCGGCAGTAAAACTTTACCTTTCCTTCGGCTTTATCATCGGAGAAAGGAAAGATAATTATTTTGGCGATGGCGAGCCGCGGATAGTCATGACTCGTTTAAAACAAAATAAATAATTTATCATTTATAATTTATAATTGATCATGTATGCTCTCCGTACTCTAATTAAGAAGGATATTGTCTGTGAGTTTGTTGCGAGTCCCTTCTAAAAAGGGGATAACACACCCCGCCTCGCCAGGGGCTCGGCACCCCTCTCCCGCGCATCGCTTCGCTTTGCGGGGCAGGCAAGAGGGGACTTCGCGACGAAAGGACTGGCGGAAAAAAGTCCCCTCTGGAGAGGGGTGGCAGTCCGCCGCGGACTGACGGGGTGTGTGAAAGTTGGTTTATAGAAAAAAATTAAAATATGCAAGGAGGGGAAAAACAAAAAATAGTCATAAGATATAATCCGAAACTGAAACAGTTAGCCAGTAATTTAAGGAAGAATGGAACCCTGGCCGAAGTTATATTATGGAAAGAGTTGAGGGGCGGAAAAATTCAGGGTTATGATTTTCACCGGCAAAAGCCGATTGGAAATTATATAATTGATTTTTTCTGTGACGAATTGCGGCTGGCGATCGAAATTGACGGCTGCTCGCATGGCTACAAAGAAGTTGAGGATGAAAATCGCCAGAAAGAATTGGAAAAATTAGGAATCAGATTTTTACGGTTTACGGATAGCAACGTCAAAAATAACTGCTGGGCAGTGGTTGAGGAAATAAAAAATTGGATTGAGAAAAACAGATAACACACCCCGTCTCCGCCAGGGGCGGAGCCACCCCTCTTGATAGAGGGGACTTCGCAACGAAGTAATTGGTTTTGTTAATCAAAAATTTATAATTTATAATTCATAATTTTTTATTCTATGGAACCAAATCAAGTCAAGCCGATGGAAATCAAGATCGCCGATAATATTCCCGGAGGAGAGTACAGCAATGCGATGCAGGTCGTCTTTAATAAAGATGAGTTCACTTTGCCGTTTTTCAATCTGGTCGGCAATGCGGGAAGGGTGGTCGCGAAAATAATTTCCAACCCCGGGCATTTTAAGCGGATGATCGCGGTGATGGAAAAAGCGCTGAAAGAATACGAAACCAAATTCGGAATGATCAAAGAAGCGGAAGAATTGAATAAGGAGATCGGATTCAAAGCCTAAATCACATAACACAAATCACAAATCACAAAACACATAACAGAAATTGTTACGTGTTATGTGTTACGTGCTTCATGAGTAAAGATTATTATAAAGTATTAGGCGTGGAAAAAACCGCAACTGCTGATGAAATAAAGCGGGCGTTTTTGAAATTGGCGCACCAGTATCATCCGGACAAGAACGCCGGCAAGGACGATAAGTTCAAAGAGATCAATGAGGCTTATCAGGTTTTGGGTAACGCGGAAAAACGAAAACAATTCGATCAGTTCGGCGCGAATTTTAATAATGCCGGCGGTTTCGGCGGCGGGCAAGGTTTTGGCGGATTCGGCGGTTTTCAAAATGGCGGAATGAATATCAATATGGATGACCTGGGCGATCTGGGCGAGATGTTCGGCGGCTTGGGTGACATCTTTGGTTTCGGCGGTGGTTCTTCCCGTTCGCGCCGGCGCGGGCCGCAGCGCGGTCAGGATATTGAAGCGGCAATGACTATTGATTTTAATGAGGCGATTTTTGGTACGGAAAAAGAAGTGACTTTGAAAAAGAAAATAATTTGCCCGAAGTGCGGCGGTACCGGCGCCGAGCCGGGCGCGAAAATCGAGGAATGCACGACTTGCAAAGGCCATGGCCGCGTGCGCCGTCTGCAACAAACTATTTTAGGTTCGATCCAGACCGAGACCACTTGTCCGAATTGCCAGGGCGAAGGAAAAACCGTGAGCAAAAAATGCGAAGCTTGCCATGGTTCAGGCACGGTTTATGATACGGCAAAATTCAAAGTTAAGATTCCTGCCGGCGTGGACGACGGCGGCCGAATTCGTCTGGCCGGTTTTGGCGAAGCCGGAGAAAAAGGAATGGCGGCCGGAGATTTATATTTAGACATCCGCGTCCGGCCGAGCGAAAAATTCGAGCGCGACGGCTATGATATTTTATCTAAAAAAGAAATAAATTTCGCGCAAGCGGCTCTCGGCGACAAAGTCGAGATCGAGACAGTTCACGGCAAAGTGGAATTGAAAATTCCCGAAGGCACGCAATCGGGCACGGTTTTCAAATTGCGCGCCAAAGGCGTACCGCATCTCGATGGGCGCAATAAAGGCGATCATCTGGTTACGGTAATCATCAAGACGCCGAAAAATTTAAACAAGAAACAAAAAGAAGCGCTGAAAGAGTTGGGAGTTTAAAAGTCCCCTCTTGAGAGGGGTGGCTCGCGCCGCGCGAGACGGGGTGTGTGAAAGATTATTTAAAGAAAAATATTTTATATATGGAAGGAGGGGAAAAACAAAAAAGAAAAATTGTAATAAGATATAACCCCGCATTAAAGCAGTTGGCGAGTAATTTAAGGAAAAACGGCACGCTCTCGGAAGTATTGCTTTGGAAATATTTGCAAGGTGGTCAAATTCAAGGTTATGATTTTCACCGGCAAAAGCCGATTGGAAATTATATTGTTGACTTTTTCTGTCCGGAACTGCGGCTAGCGATCGAAATCGACGGCTGTACTCATGGGGACAAAGAAGTTGAAGATGAAATTAGACAGAAAGAGTTGGAAAAATTGGGAATTAGACTTTTGCGGTTTACGGATAGCAATGTTAAAAATAATTGCTGGGCGGTGGTTGAAGAGATAAAAGATTGTATTGAGAAAAATAAATAACACACCCCGGCCTCCGCTTCGCTCCGGCCACCCCTCTCAAGAGGGGACTTTACGCCGAAGAATTTGAACAAGAAACAGAAAGAAGCGCTAAAAGAGCTGGGAATTTAAAGATCCCCCCAAGAGGGGATTTTTAAATTGCGTAAAAATTGGGGGAAATGTATAATAATAGTAAGATAATTAATCCAATATTTATGAAAAAATTATTATTTTTTGCGCCGGTCATTGTGGCGCTATTGCTGCTGGCTGGCTGTACTATGCCGCAACTTTTCAATAAATTTCAAAGCTTCCGCAGCGGAAATTATCTTGGTAGTGATTATAAGGGAAATTATGTTTGGGGCGGGGCGATGAATTTGGCTTGGAATGAATTGAATGACAATATTTTACACGAGAAATTGCAACTCAAAACTACCGATAAAGTTGCCTTGGGGATGGTGGATAAATTCAATAATCCGGCTATTACTAAAGACGATCTGGATGAAGCAAGTTATTATATAAAAAGCGGTTATGGGCAAGAAACAGTCGATGCTATTAACAAGGAATCAAAGGCGAAATTTCCTGATAAAAGTTTTGGCGATCTGCAAATAAAATTGGATCCGACCGGGATCATCTCTTATGCATATTTTTTGAAACAAGTGGAATATCAAACCGTTTTTGACAAGAAAGACGTCTCCTTCAACGGACAAAAGGTGGCGGGATTTTATGCTCGTGGCGGGGCAGAGCGAGGCAACGTGAAGATCGTTAAGTATGAAAATGATGATAAATTCATCGTCAGTTTGCAGCTTAAAGATAAGAGCGACCAATTGATCTTGGCCAAAGGATATGACATGAGTGATCCGCAAACTGTAGTTAAAGAAATTAATCGGGATAATCAGGGTAATCTTGCCACTATAGATGATGCCGATAGTTTTGAAGCCCCAAAATTGCAACTTGATGATCAGCGGGATTATAACGAGCTGATCAATAAATACTTAGCTAATAAGGGTTTTGAGAATTATTATATCGCCATGATGTTTGAAAATATCAAATTTAATATGGATGAAAGGGGAGCCAGGGTTGAAAATGAGGGAGCCATCGGGTTGACGTTGGGGGCCGCGTATAATCCAAATCCGGTAAAGCCCAAAAATTTTATTTTGAATAAACCTTATTGGGTGGTCATGCAAAGAAAAAATTCTCAAAACCCATATTTTATTTTGGGAGTGAATAACACGGAGTTAATGGAAAAGAAATAAATCTCGAGACGTTTGGAGGTGCGTTTAGCGGTGGAGGATTAAAATATCACGACATTTTTCGGCCAGCTCGGCAAGATTGACGCCGGCCTTTTTTGTTTGATAAAATTCCGAACATAGAGCAGAGAACAGAGAACAGGGAACAAAAAGCAGGAACAAATTCGCTGAACTTAAAGGAATTTATCTTGCCTTGTTCAATGTTCTTTGCTCTTTGCTCTCTGATTCTGTCACGTTTTCACCCCGTCAATCGTATATATAAATCAGAGCAATTTACTAAAATTCAACCATCGTTTTTATGATTGAAATTAAAAATCTCACCAAGAAGATCGGTGAAAATCAAATTTTGAATGACATCAGTTTCACGGTTAAGACCGGGGAAATTCTCGGCTTTTTGGGGCCCAACGGCGCGGGCAAGACTTCGACGATGAAGATCATCACTTCTTATTGGCGGCCGACTTCCGGAAGCATAATGATCGACGGCATTGATGCGGTCAACGATTCGATAAAAACGAGGGCCAAGATCGGCTATCTGCCGGAAACCGTGCCGCTTTATGAAGAGATGAAGGTGAGCGAGTATTTGAAATTCGTCGCCGCCATGCGCGGACTTTCCGGTGAAAAATTAAAAGCTCGGATCAGCGAGGTGGCTGTCTCTTGCGGCGTTACCGGCGTCTTACGAAAACCGATCGATGAATTGTCCAAGGGCTACCGGCAGCGCGTCGGATTGGCTCAGGCGATCATGGGCAATCCCGATGTTTTGATTTTGGACGAGCCGACGACCGGTTTGGATCCGAATCAGATCAGCGAAATCCGCGAGTTGATCAAAAATATCGGCAAGGAAAAAACCGTGATCTTTTCCACGCATATTTTGGGCGAGGTGAGCGCGGTTTGCGATCGCGTCATCATCATTAACAATGGAAAAATAGTCGGCGAGGGCAGTCCGGCCGAATTATTAAAGCGAGCCAAGACCAAAGAATTGGTTTATGCCAAGATCAAGGGCGATCAGGCTAAAGTTTTGAAAACAATGGCGAAAGTGGCTGGCGTAGCTAAGGCGACAATCAAGGATCAGGAAGAGGGAGAGCTGGCCGGATATGAGATCGAAACGATGGACGGAGCCGATGTGCGGGCCGATTTGAGCCGCGCCGTCATCAAGGGCGGGTTTGAAATTCTGGAAATTTCCCAGACCAAAGCGTCGCTCGAAGATGTGTTCCGGGAACTGACGAAGTGAATTACAAATTAAAAATTACAAATTACAAGATAGTTAAAATTTTTAATTTGTCATTTGTAATTTGTAATTAAGATCATATGACCAAGAAAGATTACTTAAAAGTTATTTGGACATTGTTTAAGAAGGAATTGATGAGTTATTTTAATTCCCCCATCGCCTACATATTTATCGCGGTGTTTTTGGTGGCCGGCAATTGGCTTTTCTTCCAGAATTTTTTCATTTATCAGCAGGCGACCATGCGCGAATATTTCGCGCTCTTGCCCTGGATTTTCTTGTTTCTCTCGCCGGCGGTAACGATGCGGCTTTGGGCGGAAGAAAAAAAATCCGGCACGATCGAATTTTTATTGACTTTGCCGATCACCACCTGGCAGGCGGTTTTGGCCAAATTTTTGGGCGCGCTGGTGTTTATGATGATCGCCCTGGCTTTGACTTTTAGTCTTCCGGTTACCATTTCCTTTTTGGGCCGCATGGATTTTGGTCCGATGGTCGGCAGTTATTTGGGCTCGATCTTTTTAGCCGGAGCTTATTTGTCGCTTGGCCTTTTTATGTCGTCGCTTACCCGCAATCAGATCATCGCTTTTGTCCTTGGCCTGGTCGCTTGTTTTGGCGCGCTGGTCATCGGTTCCGGATTTGTCTTGATGGCCGCGCCGGCCGCCATCGCTCCGCTCTTCGCTTTCTTGGGACTGGGCACGCATTTTGACAGCATCGCCCGCGGCGTCATCGATTCGCAAGATATTGTTTATTACTTAGCCTTTATTTTCTTATTCCTTTGGCTCAACGTACAGGTTATTCAGAAGCGGGCCTGGAGATAATATAAAATTGTCACATTGCTAAATTGTCAAATTGTTGCGCTACGAAATAAATAAATTCGTTGCGTAACAATGTAGCAATGTAGCAATATAGCATCAATGATTTAAAACATATGAAATTTTCAGACATAATCAAGAAAATTAAGACGTGGAAATTGTCAAAACGCGGTGATAATTTTGTCACCGTCGTGATCATCATCGGTTTGCTTTTGGTGGTGAATTTTATTTTCAGCCAGATCCATTTCCGCGCCGATCTGACCGCCAACGGCGATTATTCCCTGTCAGCCGCGAGTAAAAAAACTGCCGCAACCCTGCCCGATGTTGCTAATATTAAGGCTTATTTCAGCCGTAATTTGCCGGCGCAATATTTAAATTTGCGACAGGAGGTTAGCGATATGTTAGCCGAGTATGCCAGCTATTCCAACGGAAAGATAAAAGTGCAAATGATCGATCCGGCTACTTTGAAAAACGCGGAAACCGAATTGGCGGCCAAGGGAATTCCCACCTTGCAATTCAATGTCTTGCGCAACGATTCCTATCAGGTGGTCAATGGTTATCTGGGGATCACCATCCAATACGGCGATAAAACCGAAGTGATCCCGGTGGTAAGCGATACTTCGAATTTGGAATATCAGCTCACTTCTGATATCAAGAAATTATCCGGAAAAAATCTGCCGGTCATCGGCATCGTGACGAGCAATAAAACCGTGCCGACCACCGGCGACCCGAACTCGGGCGACACCCTGATGACGCAAGCTTACGCCAAACTCTCCGAGCTCTACCAGGTTAAAAATATCGATCTCGCCAAGGATAAGATCACTGATGATCTTAGCTCGCTTTTGATCGTCGGTCCCAAAGATAAATTCACCGACGATGAATTGAAAAAGATCGACGCGTTTGTGATGAAGGGCAAATCGCTGATCCTTTTGGTCGATGGCGTGAATGTGGCCAAAGGCATGGGCGCGACCAAGAATGACTTGGGGCTGGATAAATTATTATCCGCCTATGGCTTAAAACTTAATAATAATTTGATCGCTGACGCTTCAGCCAACGGCCGCGCGTCTTTTTCTTCGGCGAGCGGCGCTTACTCCATGACCTACATGATCAATTATCCGCTTTGGCCGAAAGTTTTGCCGAACAACATGGACAAGTCCAATGTGATCGTGGCTAATTTGCAAAGCATAATTTTCCCCTGGGTTTCCAGCATCGAGGTGACGCCGAAAGACGGAGAAAATATCGTTTATCTGGCTAAATCCACCAGCGACACTCTGGCTGAAACAGATAATTTTGTGCTTGATCCGCAAGCGGTCGAAAAGATCAGCGGCCAGGCCGGCCAGTATAACCTGGCGGTTTATGTTTCGGGAAAATTGACCAGCGCCTTCGGGGCGAACACGACCGATAAAGCGAGAATTGTGCTGGCGGGCGACAGTGATTTTGCCACTGATATGTTTACCGGCAACGGTTCGGATAATATGATTTTTTTCCAGAATTTGGTCGATGGCTTGTCTTTGGATTCTGACCTGATCAATATCCGCGCTAAGACGGCGACGGAACGGCCGATAACTTTGCCGGACAAAACCGCCAAAGAAACCATCCGTTATTTGAATATTTTCGGCGTAACGGCATTGGTTCTGATATTCGGGCTAGCCAGATATTTCATGCGGCGGAGGAATAAAAAACAAGGTGCTTAGAATAAAGAGCAAAGAACATCGAACATAGAACAGTTTATAATTTTTTATTAATTTTAAAAGGGGGGATGGAGAAATATAGCGATATATTAAAAAATAAAATGGATGAATATGCCAGAGGAGTTTATCGAGTTTCCAAAAATTTTCCCAGAGATGAAATTTACGGATTAACTTCTCAGCTGCGTCGAGCGGCTTTATCGGTAATTTTGAATTATATCGAAGGATTTGCCAGAAGAACCGGCGATGATTGTAAAACCTTCGTTAATTTTGCCAGAATATCCTACGGATCTTTAAAAGAAAGCCAATATCTTTTATATTTTGCGCATCGGGAAAAATATTTAACAGATGAAGAATTTAAAAGATTATCGGCAATTGCCGACGAAATTGGCGCAATGTTATACACAACAATTAATCCCGGCACTTAACATGGTGTTCTTGCTCTTTGATCCATGTTCTCTGCTCTATACTTATGTCTAAGAAGAATTTGATTTTAGGAGGAATTTTAATCGCGCTGGTCGCGTTCGCTTGGATTTGGAGCGGACCGTTGCAGGATTGGAAAAAAACCGAAAGCCGGGAGAAGAATTTTTTGGCCGCCGTTTTCTTGGCGAAGATCGACCAGATAATTATCGATAAGAATGGCCAGAAAACCGAATTGGATAAAAGCGGCGATAGCTGGGCGATCAATGGCGTGAAAAATTTTGCGGCGGACAAAACCGCTGTCGGAGCCTTGAATTCGGTATTAAATGAAATCGGCATTCTGCCGATCGAAACCGTCAGCGCCAACGCGGATAAAAAAAGTTCCTTCGGCACGGATGACCAGGGCATCAAGGTTGAGATCAAACAAGGCGGAACGACTTTTAATTTTGTCGTCGGCAAGGCCACCTCTGATTACGCCGGAACCTATATCGCGCAGCCGGATTTCGGCAAAACTTTCGAGATCGCCTTGGATTTAAACAGTATTTTCGGCCGCGACGATTGGCGCGACCCCGCGATCTTTTCTTTTCTCAAAGAGCGCAGCGGCAAGATTCGCTTTCAATATCCCAGCCGGCAATTTACCGTCGAGAAGATTAATAATAAATGGGCCGGCATCCAGCCGAAAAAATTTGACGTTAGCGACGATAAAATCAACGCGGTGTTAAGCGTCTTGCAAAATCTGACTGCGGTGAAAATTCCCGCGCAAACTTTCTCGGGAACCGGTTTGGAAAAGCACACTATCATCGTGCAAGTTACCGGCGAAGGTTTTGACAATACGCTGATGATCGGCGATTGCACCAAGGATAATTTATGCTATGCCAAAACAGCGGCCAACGATAATATCTATTTAATTTCCAAAACCGACCGCGACGCCTTGGATAAAAAGATAACTGATTTGAAGTAACTAAAAAGTAATAAACCAAAAATAAAAAAAACAGTTCCAATCTTCGGGCTGTTTTTTTGTTACCCATTGACAAAAGCTGATATTTTTGCTATACAATTAATTAGTTTTAAATTTTTTTGTTAGCTCTATCAACAATTTAAAGAAGGGAAGTATCTATGAAAAAGATGGCTTGTGCCCCAGCAGTTGTCGCGTTGTTTTTGCTGTTCGATTGCGCGCCGAATAACTCCATGGCGCCGGTGGCTTCTTCTTTTCCGGCGGGTTGGCCGCAGTCGTTCGCCGCGGTTGATTCCTTATTTAAACTCGATTCGAATCGGGTGGGTGAGGTGGCAAACTTCAGTGACGCTTGGTATGCCAGAAGTCCCGGGCGGCTTGATCAACTGAAGTTAACGGTTTTTGTGAGAGATACGAATGCCAACGGCGGTTTGACCGATCTCACCGTCTGTTATCGGCATGGGGGATTTCATCCCGGTCCGGGCGATACCTTTGACACGTTGTATCAAGAAAAGTCAGCGAGCGGCGTCGGAATCGAAGTGCGTCATATTTACGCGTTAGGCAGCGATAAAGTTAATTTCTTTGATATCGAAGTGATCAGAGGGCAGTTTCAAACGATGTATTTGACGCCAGCGTATCGCGGAGCTTTTTTCGACGGCAAGCTGATCGATTCAACTGGCATCGACGCTGTCCATATCTGCACCCGCAGCAATCAACGACTGGATCAATGGCCATTGCTGATTCTAAGAGGCAATTATCCTGCCCTTCGAAGCGCGGGCGGAGTTTACAAGTATCGAGTCTATGACCCCGAATCCGGCCAAATGGTCAATTACGGAGAAATGAATCTATAATCTTTTCTTCGTGTCAAGCAAAAATGCGTTTTTTCTTTTGAGAAAACGCATTTATTTTTTTAACCAATTGGCTGATCTTCTTTGCCGGTGGAAGCCGATGGCAAAGCGATGCGCTTCGTCGCGGACGCGCTTGATGATATGCAGCGAGGGGGAGGCAAGCGGCAAAACGAGCGGGGTTTTCATGCCGGGAAAAAATATTTTGTCCGGCGCATGCGCCGAGCGCAAGCCCTCGCCTTTGGAAATGGCGATGATTGGAATATCAAGTTTTGCCCCAGGGCACCCTCTCTTGCTTCGCAATTCACCTTGTATTTTTTTTAAAATAGCCAGGCCGGCGTTGAGCTGGCCTTTGCCGCCGTCAATGATTATTAAATCTGGCAGAGGCCAACCTGCCCCGCCATTTTCTGGCGTGGGTCGATTGTGGAACCTCCGTTCCAAAACTTCTTTCAGCATGGCAGTATCATCAGACTTTAACACACCCCGCCTCGCCGGGCTCGGCACCCCTCTCCCACGCATCGCTTCGCTTTGCGGGGCAGGCAAGAGGGGAATAAATTGTTTCGTTGCGAAGTCCCCTCTATTAAGAGGGGTGGCCGCGCCGCGCGGACGGGGTGTGTTTTGATCGGCATTTCCGCGGAT includes:
- a CDS encoding DUF4340 domain-containing protein — its product is MSKKNLILGGILIALVAFAWIWSGPLQDWKKTESREKNFLAAVFLAKIDQIIIDKNGQKTELDKSGDSWAINGVKNFAADKTAVGALNSVLNEIGILPIETVSANADKKSSFGTDDQGIKVEIKQGGTTFNFVVGKATSDYAGTYIAQPDFGKTFEIALDLNSIFGRDDWRDPAIFSFLKERSGKIRFQYPSRQFTVEKINNKWAGIQPKKFDVSDDKINAVLSVLQNLTAVKIPAQTFSGTGLEKHTIIVQVTGEGFDNTLMIGDCTKDNLCYAKTAANDNIYLISKTDRDALDKKITDLK